A section of the Acanthochromis polyacanthus isolate Apoly-LR-REF ecotype Palm Island chromosome 13, KAUST_Apoly_ChrSc, whole genome shotgun sequence genome encodes:
- the gpr171 gene encoding G-protein coupled receptor 171 has product MPSSSNTSVAGVEGAEQCIINDQMGPFIVLYILVFITGLPGSLLSLWAFISSPTEKQQSSRIYLVNLLAADLLLLLALPFKIQMDIGAAPWNLMVFHCQASAVTIYISLYASIAFLAFIITDRYMQDCPSLRSLRLHEVGFARLLSVVVWLLLLLIMVPNMALPTKHVQVQQHLKCSSLKTDLGLHWHALTVFLCTALFLNASAAVLVSSGLALKRLLRSRSDPKLWSDARRAAASVTAVAAAYVLSFVPYHVVRTPYTLAQTKVINDCSTERRLFLGKEATLLLSVLHVCFDPMLFFCLCSPFRQRVRKMMSFCRRLTDRHEEKETVQPTTSAPQESAV; this is encoded by the exons ATGCCATCTTCCTCCAACACCAGTGTCGCGGGAGTCGAGGGGGCGGAGCAATGCATCATCAACGACCAGATGGGCCCCTTCATTGTCCTCTACATCCTCGTCTTCATCACCGGTCTGCCTGGAAGCCTGCTGTCGCTGTGGGCCTTCATCAGCAGCCCCACGGAGAAG cagcagagcagcagaatcTACCTGGTGAACTTGTTGGCTGccgacctgctgctgctgcttgctcTGCCCTTTAAGATCCAGATGGACATCGGGGCGGCGCCGTGGAACCTCATGGTGTTCCACTGCCAGGCCAGCGCCGTCACCATCTACATCAGCCTGTACGCCTCCATCGCCTTCCTCGCCTTCATCATCACCGACCGCTACATGCAG GACTGTCCGTCTCTGCGATCTCTGCGGCTACATGAAGTCGGCTTCGCCCGCCTGCTGTCGGTGGTcgtctggctgctgctgctgctcatcatGGTGCCCAACATGGCTCTGCCCACCAAGCATGTCCAG GTGCAGCAGCATCTCAAGTGTTCATCCCTGAAAACGGACCTCGGCCTCCACTGGCACGCCCTGACCGTCTTCCTCTGCACTGCGTTGTTCCTGAACGCCTCGGCCGCCGTCCTCGTCTCCAGCGGTCTCGCTCTCAAACGTCTCCTGCGAAGCCGCAGTGACCCGAAGTTGTGGTCGGACGCCCGGCGGGCGGCGGCGAGCGTGACGGCGGTGGCGGCGGCCTACGTCCTGAGCTTCGTGCCGTACCACGTGGTTCGGACTCCGTACACTCTGGCCCAGACTAAAGTGATCAACGACTGCAGCACTGAGAGGCGGCTGTTCCTGGGGAAGGAGGCCACGCTGCTACTGAGCGTGCTCCACGTCTGCTTCGACCCCATGCTCTTCTTCTGCCTCTGCTCGCCGTTCAGACAGAGAGTGAGGAAGATGATGTCCTTCTGCCGACGACTGACAGACCGCCATGAAGAGAAGGAAACCGTCCAGCCGACGACCTCGGCCCCGCAGGAATCTGccgtctga